The following are from one region of the Bacteroidales bacterium genome:
- a CDS encoding HipA domain-containing protein, with protein sequence MKTNKCLFCYNELDENNEMFHSACCKKIFGKPEPPELPYTEKELMELGIQVVRSQSAVTGAQPKLSLDLLKGESKGAPMRLTIVGLHGKYILKPQTETYPNLPEVEDLTMHLAEIAGIATVPHSLVQMKSGKLAYITKRIDRTDKKKIHMEDMCQLTERLTEHKYQGSYEQIGKALMKFSSNPGLDLVNFYEQVLFSFLTGNTDMHLKNFSLINLPETGYVLTPAYDMVSTALVMPSDKEELGLALNGRKKKIELSDFMKAMSSNGIPEKAQMNIVAKMEASLPSIIDFVKKSFLTKAIQQRYTKIISEKAGQLHLKIK encoded by the coding sequence ATGAAAACGAACAAATGTTTATTCTGCTACAATGAGCTTGATGAAAACAATGAAATGTTTCATTCTGCTTGCTGTAAAAAAATATTCGGAAAACCTGAACCTCCTGAGTTACCTTATACAGAAAAGGAATTAATGGAATTAGGCATACAGGTTGTAAGAAGCCAGTCTGCTGTTACCGGGGCGCAGCCAAAACTTTCCCTGGATCTTTTGAAAGGCGAAAGTAAAGGTGCTCCTATGAGGCTTACAATAGTTGGTTTGCATGGAAAATATATTTTGAAACCACAAACAGAAACTTATCCGAATTTACCGGAAGTTGAAGATTTAACAATGCACCTTGCTGAAATAGCTGGAATAGCAACAGTTCCTCATTCTCTTGTTCAGATGAAATCAGGAAAGCTTGCATATATAACCAAAAGAATTGATAGAACTGACAAGAAAAAGATTCATATGGAGGATATGTGTCAGCTTACAGAGCGCCTTACTGAACACAAGTACCAGGGGTCTTATGAACAGATAGGGAAGGCATTAATGAAATTTTCGTCTAATCCCGGTCTTGATCTGGTGAATTTTTATGAGCAGGTATTATTTTCTTTCCTTACCGGGAATACAGACATGCACCTGAAAAATTTTTCATTGATAAATCTGCCGGAGACCGGGTATGTACTCACACCGGCTTATGATATGGTTTCTACTGCACTGGTGATGCCTTCTGATAAAGAGGAATTGGGCTTGGCTCTTAATGGTAGAAAGAAAAAAATAGAATTGAGTGATTTTATGAAAGCTATGAGCAGTAATGGAATTCCGGAGAAAGCACAAATGAACATTGTAGCAAAAATGGAAGCATCACTTCCTTCTATAATAGACTTTGTGAAGAAAAGCTTTTTAACAAAGGCAATTCAGCAAAGGTATACGAAAATTATTTCTGAAAAGGCAGGACAACTGCATTTGAAAATAAAATAA
- a CDS encoding HipA N-terminal domain-containing protein — MRKAEIFMHDIPAGELLENENGYVFTYYEAYLKDLETQSVSLTLPKSSKPFESKVLFPFFDGLIPEGWLLDIAQKNWKLNQRDRMGLLLVCCHDCIGAVKVVEKNS; from the coding sequence ATGAGAAAAGCTGAAATATTTATGCATGATATTCCGGCAGGAGAGCTGCTGGAAAATGAAAACGGATATGTCTTTACATACTATGAAGCATATCTGAAAGACCTTGAAACGCAGTCTGTAAGTCTTACATTGCCCAAGAGCAGCAAACCATTTGAAAGTAAAGTGCTGTTTCCTTTTTTTGATGGTTTGATACCAGAAGGATGGCTTCTTGATATAGCTCAGAAAAACTGGAAATTAAATCAACGTGATCGGATGGGCTTATTGTTGGTATGTTGCCACGATTGTATTGGTGCAGTTAAAGTCGTTGAAAAAAATAGCTGA
- a CDS encoding helix-turn-helix transcriptional regulator, translating to MTSNQTISALIKSKRKQLKITQPQLADKAGVGLRFIREMEHGKTSLRMDKVNQVLLLFGMELGPVPVNRKKLIDEKS from the coding sequence ATGACATCAAATCAAACCATATCTGCATTAATAAAAAGTAAGCGGAAACAATTAAAGATAACTCAGCCACAGCTTGCAGACAAGGCAGGAGTGGGGTTGCGGTTTATCAGGGAAATGGAGCATGGCAAAACTTCGCTCCGTATGGATAAGGTAAACCAGGTGCTACTATTGTTTGGTATGGAACTGGGTCCTGTTCCTGTTAACAGAAAAAAACTAATCGATGAGAAAAGCTGA
- a CDS encoding gliding motility-associated C-terminal domain-containing protein: DISGLAPGTYYVTVTDAYGCIRYTSATILQSSALLAVSASSVVPVSCKGSGDGSIDVTVSGGTAPFSYHWSGPGSFSSSSEDISGLAPGTYSLTVTDAYNCVKTLSENILESSALLAVSATSVVPVSCKGSGDGSIDVTVSGGTAPFSYHWAGPNAFSSISEDISGLAPGTYSLTVTDAYNCAKTLEANILESSALLAVSITSTTPVTCSGGGDGSINISVSGGTLPYVFVWSGPASYSASTEDISGLAPGTYYVTVTDAYKCAKTASAKVEQSPGMLTLSISTITPVSCTGSHDGSIDLSVSNGTLPYNYSWSGPGSYTASSEDISGLAPGTYYVTVTDAYKCAKTASAKVEQSPGMLTLSISTITPVSCTGSHDGSIDLSVSNGTLPYNYSWSGPGSYTASSEDISGLAPGTYYVTVTDAYGCIRYTSATILQSSALLAVSASSVVPVSCKGSGDGSIDVTVSGGTAPFSYHWSGPGSFSSSSEDISGLAPGAYNLTVTDAYNCSKTLEVEILEPELLTIQAEGSSQVSCYNTNDGVITVTANGGTGAYSFSLNGGPIQSSNVFNGLPSGTYSITVFDINNCSATTEALLNIINPPLLVISAVGSSQVSCHNSNDGVITATANGGTGAYSYSLNGGPNQSSNVFSNLPADTYIVTVYDINNCSASTPEIIINNPAILTLTAIASPQVSCYNASDGVITATATGGTGAYSYSLNGGAIQSSNVFSGLPAGTYIVTVYDIKGCSATAPQITIANPEGLKVMAKASFQVSCYNASDGEISATASGGTGAYKYSLNNGPAQLSNVFKGLSSGKYIVSVFDANNCSAATPEMIINNPPLLTAEAMISSQISCHDVNDGIITVTAMGGTGTFSYSLNGGPAQTSNVFSGLSEGTYNITVNDIYNCSAITEFPIVITNPSPITIVTTNSPQVSCHDASDGFITATVSGGTGSYSYSINGGPLQVSNEFTDLTSGTYVLTVFDANNCSAVSPSIVINNPAVLTIDASITSPVLCHDQSNGVINATAEGGTGIYSYSINEGPIQSSSVFSGLSSGTYVISVFDANNCKATSPEITLLNPQPLSASVAITSEVSCYNGSDGAILVSSSGGTAPYSYSLNGELPQESDVFSDLPAGNYVLTVYDNMGCSVEVQFELSQPDQIKIELVSVVDADCTGNLNGAIEISASGGESPYTYSWSNGSLTPMIEGLSAGNYTVTVTDNKGCQNEYTKQVNPGPVEEQLGFSNAFTPDGDGINDLWAIKNIELYPDNSLVVVNRWGNEIYSIKGYQGNWDGSQLTEGTYFYILKVEMCNVQRTFNGYITILR, encoded by the coding sequence AGATATTTCAGGACTAGCGCCAGGTACATATTATGTTACAGTAACTGATGCTTATGGATGCATTAGGTATACATCAGCAACTATTTTGCAATCATCTGCATTGCTTGCTGTATCAGCTTCTTCAGTAGTTCCGGTTAGTTGCAAAGGTTCAGGTGATGGTTCTATAGATGTAACAGTTAGTGGTGGAACGGCTCCTTTCAGCTATCATTGGTCTGGTCCGGGTTCATTCAGTTCAAGCAGTGAAGATATTTCCGGTTTAGCTCCGGGTACTTATTCTCTCACTGTTACCGATGCTTATAATTGTGTAAAAACTTTATCAGAAAATATTCTTGAGTCTTCTGCTTTACTCGCTGTATCGGCAACATCAGTGGTTCCGGTTAGTTGCAAAGGTTCAGGTGATGGCTCTATAGATGTTACTGTTAGTGGTGGAACTGCTCCTTTCAGCTATCATTGGGCTGGTCCAAATGCATTCTCTTCTATTAGTGAAGATATTTCAGGATTAGCTCCGGGTACTTATTCTCTCACTGTTACCGATGCTTACAATTGTGCAAAAACTTTAGAAGCAAATATTCTTGAGTCTTCTGCTTTACTCGCTGTATCGATTACTTCAACAACTCCTGTAACATGTAGCGGAGGTGGAGATGGTTCAATTAACATCAGTGTATCAGGTGGAACTTTACCATATGTTTTTGTATGGAGTGGTCCGGCATCATATAGTGCTTCAACAGAAGATATTTCTGGTCTTGCACCAGGTACATATTATGTTACTGTAACTGATGCTTATAAATGTGCAAAAACTGCTTCAGCAAAAGTAGAGCAATCACCAGGAATGTTAACTCTATCTATTTCCACAATAACTCCGGTATCGTGTACAGGTAGTCATGATGGATCAATAGATTTAAGTGTATCAAATGGAACATTACCATATAACTATTCATGGTCTGGTCCGGGATCATACACTGCTTCATCAGAAGATATTTCAGGACTAGCGCCAGGTACATATTATGTTACAGTAACTGATGCTTATAAATGTGCAAAAACTGCTTCAGCAAAAGTAGAGCAATCACCAGGAATGTTAACTCTATCTATTTCCACAATAACTCCGGTATCGTGTACAGGTAGTCATGATGGATCAATAGATTTAAGTGTATCAAATGGAACATTACCATATAACTATTCATGGTCTGGTCCGGGATCATACACTGCTTCATCAGAAGATATTTCAGGACTAGCGCCAGGTACATATTATGTTACAGTAACTGATGCTTATGGATGCATTAGGTATACATCAGCAACTATTTTGCAATCATCTGCATTGCTTGCTGTATCAGCTTCTTCAGTAGTTCCGGTTAGTTGCAAAGGTTCAGGTGATGGTTCTATAGATGTAACAGTTAGTGGTGGAACGGCTCCTTTCAGCTATCATTGGTCTGGTCCGGGTTCATTCAGTTCAAGCAGTGAAGATATTTCGGGTTTAGCTCCGGGTGCATACAACCTTACCGTTACTGATGCTTACAATTGTTCTAAAACATTAGAAGTAGAAATTTTAGAACCAGAATTATTAACAATACAAGCAGAAGGTAGTTCACAGGTATCTTGCTACAATACAAATGATGGAGTTATAACAGTTACAGCAAATGGCGGAACCGGTGCTTATAGCTTTTCACTCAATGGTGGACCAATCCAAAGCTCTAATGTTTTCAACGGATTACCAAGTGGCACATATAGCATTACAGTATTCGATATCAACAATTGTTCAGCCACTACAGAAGCATTGCTCAATATCATCAACCCTCCTCTATTAGTAATATCAGCAGTAGGTAGCTCACAGGTATCCTGCCACAATTCAAATGATGGAGTAATTACAGCTACAGCAAATGGAGGAACCGGGGCTTACAGTTATTCATTAAATGGTGGACCAAATCAAAGTTCTAATGTTTTCAGTAATCTGCCTGCAGACACATATATTGTTACTGTTTATGATATTAATAATTGTTCAGCAAGCACTCCTGAAATTATAATAAACAATCCTGCAATATTAACTTTAACAGCTATTGCTTCACCACAGGTAAGCTGTTACAATGCCAGTGATGGTGTCATAACGGCTACTGCAACAGGTGGTACAGGCGCATATAGTTATTCGCTTAATGGTGGAGCAATTCAAAGTTCAAATGTATTTAGTGGTTTACCGGCAGGTACTTATATTGTAACTGTTTATGATATTAAAGGATGTTCAGCTACAGCGCCACAAATCACTATAGCCAACCCTGAAGGCTTAAAAGTAATGGCAAAAGCCAGTTTTCAGGTAAGCTGTTATAATGCAAGCGATGGTGAAATATCAGCAACAGCAAGTGGCGGTACCGGTGCATATAAATATTCTTTAAATAATGGTCCTGCACAGTTATCTAATGTATTCAAAGGTTTATCAAGTGGTAAATATATAGTATCTGTTTTCGATGCCAATAATTGTTCAGCAGCTACTCCAGAAATGATAATAAATAACCCACCATTACTAACTGCCGAAGCTATGATTTCATCGCAGATATCGTGTCATGATGTAAATGATGGAATAATAACAGTAACAGCAATGGGTGGTACCGGCACATTTAGCTACTCACTAAACGGAGGACCGGCACAAACATCAAATGTTTTCTCAGGGCTTTCTGAAGGCACATATAACATTACTGTAAATGATATCTATAATTGTTCAGCAATTACTGAATTCCCTATAGTGATAACAAACCCATCACCTATTACTATTGTTACAACAAATTCACCTCAAGTATCATGTCATGATGCAAGTGACGGATTTATTACTGCAACTGTTTCTGGTGGTACAGGCTCATACAGTTATTCAATTAATGGTGGACCATTACAAGTTTCAAATGAATTTACAGATCTAACTAGTGGAACTTATGTTTTAACTGTTTTTGATGCAAATAACTGTTCTGCTGTTTCTCCATCAATTGTAATAAACAACCCAGCTGTATTGACCATTGACGCATCTATTACATCACCCGTATTATGCCATGATCAAAGTAACGGTGTAATTAATGCAACTGCTGAAGGTGGTACAGGAATATACAGCTACTCTATTAATGAAGGACCTATTCAGAGCTCGAGTGTTTTCTCAGGTTTGTCAAGCGGAACATATGTTATTTCAGTTTTTGACGCAAATAATTGTAAAGCAACTTCACCTGAAATAACATTATTAAATCCTCAGCCGCTATCCGCAAGTGTTGCAATTACATCAGAAGTATCATGTTATAATGGATCCGATGGAGCAATTTTAGTATCATCATCAGGGGGCACTGCACCATATAGCTATTCTCTAAATGGAGAACTACCACAGGAATCTGATGTGTTCTCTGATCTTCCCGCTGGTAATTATGTTTTAACCGTATATGATAATATGGGTTGTTCTGTGGAAGTGCAGTTTGAATTATCTCAGCCGGATCAAATCAAAATTGAATTAGTTTCAGTTGTAGATGCTGACTGCACGGGGAATCTAAATGGAGCTATCGAAATATCGGCTTCAGGAGGTGAATCACCTTATACCTATAGTTGGTCGAATGGTTCATTAACACCAATGATTGAAGGACTAAGTGCCGGAAATTACACTGTAACCGTAACTGATAATAAAGGTTGCCAGAACGAATATACTAAGCAAGTTAATCCCGGACCCGTTGAGGAACAGCTTGGTTTTAGCAATGCCTTTACACCAGACGGTGATGGTATAAATGATCTCTGGGCAATCAAAAATATTGAACTTTATCCCGATAATAGCCTCGTAGTTGTAAACAGGTGGGGCAACGAAATATATTCAATAAAAGGATACCAGGGTAACTGGGATGGCAGCCAACTTACTGAAGGTACATATTTCTATATACTGAAAGTTGAAATGTGTAATGTTCAAAGGACTTTCAACGGATATATAACTATTTTAAGGTAA